The Rhodocytophaga rosea genome has a segment encoding these proteins:
- a CDS encoding GNAT family N-acetyltransferase: MTINPNLPLTPQIREATPQDLEAILEIINHAIVQTTAVYDYRPRTMEFQQAWLAKKHADGLPVLVAEQNNHVVGFGSYGIFRPWDGYRYSAEHSIYVAHDVRGQGIGKKLMEGLIEKAKAQQFHTLIAGIDADNRISYEFHLKYGFVEVGRFREVGHKFDRWLDLVFMQLML; encoded by the coding sequence GTGACAATTAACCCAAATTTACCACTAACTCCACAAATCCGGGAAGCCACTCCACAAGACCTGGAGGCCATTCTTGAAATAATTAATCATGCGATTGTACAAACTACGGCAGTATATGATTACAGGCCACGTACAATGGAATTTCAGCAAGCCTGGTTAGCAAAGAAACATGCCGATGGATTGCCTGTACTGGTTGCTGAGCAAAATAACCATGTAGTAGGATTTGGCAGTTATGGCATTTTCAGGCCCTGGGATGGATACCGCTATAGTGCCGAACATTCTATTTATGTGGCGCATGATGTAAGAGGCCAGGGGATTGGCAAAAAACTGATGGAAGGCTTAATTGAAAAAGCAAAAGCACAGCAATTTCATACGCTGATTGCAGGTATAGATGCCGATAACCGGATAAGTTATGAATTTCACCTCAAATACGGATTTGTTGAAGTGGGTCGATTTCGTGAAGTAGGTCACAAATTCGACCGCTGGCTCGATCTGGTATTTATGCAGTTGATGTTGTAA
- a CDS encoding SgcJ/EcaC family oxidoreductase, whose translation MKRSLFISAFIFLPSFLFAQSHTKDEMAIKQVIQQQESAWNKYDWEAFSNYFTDDATLINFVGQFWKGKHDILAHFKLLGDCCLVPTSLKFEFINARFINSDIAIVYSEETLHHNKDYDVPFRHYKKGETEYKMLTHIFVKKNNEWKISAAQLTLINQILSPHNTSGKH comes from the coding sequence ATGAAACGCTCATTGTTCATTTCTGCATTTATTTTTCTTCCATCCTTCCTGTTCGCACAAAGCCACACAAAGGATGAAATGGCTATCAAACAGGTGATTCAGCAACAAGAATCTGCCTGGAATAAATATGACTGGGAGGCGTTCAGTAATTACTTTACAGATGATGCAACCTTGATAAACTTTGTAGGTCAGTTTTGGAAAGGCAAACATGATATACTTGCACATTTTAAACTTCTTGGTGATTGTTGTTTAGTACCCACATCCTTGAAATTTGAATTTATAAATGCCCGATTTATCAACTCCGACATAGCTATTGTGTATAGTGAAGAAACACTGCACCATAACAAAGATTATGATGTACCTTTCCGCCATTATAAAAAAGGAGAAACAGAGTATAAAATGCTGACACACATTTTTGTAAAGAAAAATAATGAATGGAAAATCAGTGCCGCTCAGCTTACACTTATTAACCAAATACTTTCACCTCATAACACTTCCGGTAAACATTAA
- a CDS encoding helix-turn-helix domain-containing protein: protein MINQHLFFAPHPALRHVVNNLMIGHMATKDVHTTLSFPFPPLPEHMILFYPFDKPTTEDIHTKKVRPLYACTITGPQTEQNILSIGHNQLMIKIGLQPGALYRLLGNSLTKMLPYKDYDGEAVFGSEVKNVTDALANATDFEDMKTIADNFMFSLLAKLKKPTPIDHFIPLIIRSGGMIKIDTLVKSASMSNRQFERVFKDSMGVSPKFYSRLVRFGNAWLLKENNPHLTWTEVAYECNYFDQMHLIRDFKAFAGTNPKEISNAFEKQPFPLKKGIFY, encoded by the coding sequence ATGATCAATCAACATCTATTCTTTGCTCCGCATCCTGCACTTCGGCATGTTGTCAACAACCTCATGATAGGGCATATGGCCACGAAAGATGTGCACACCACCCTGTCTTTCCCTTTTCCCCCGCTGCCGGAACATATGATTTTGTTTTATCCTTTTGATAAACCAACAACTGAAGATATCCATACAAAAAAAGTCCGGCCACTTTACGCCTGCACCATTACCGGACCGCAAACAGAACAAAACATTCTTTCCATTGGACACAACCAGCTTATGATAAAGATTGGCCTACAGCCGGGCGCTTTATACAGGCTTTTGGGAAATTCACTCACTAAAATGCTTCCCTATAAGGACTATGATGGCGAAGCGGTATTTGGCAGCGAAGTAAAAAATGTTACGGATGCTCTGGCAAATGCCACAGACTTTGAAGACATGAAAACCATTGCTGATAATTTTATGTTTAGCCTGCTTGCAAAGCTAAAAAAACCAACTCCTATTGATCATTTTATACCCCTAATAATAAGAAGCGGCGGCATGATTAAAATTGATACGCTGGTAAAAAGTGCATCTATGAGCAACCGGCAGTTTGAAAGAGTTTTTAAAGACAGTATGGGGGTTTCACCAAAATTTTATAGCAGGCTTGTACGTTTTGGCAATGCCTGGTTGTTGAAAGAAAACAACCCGCATCTTACCTGGACAGAGGTGGCGTATGAATGTAATTATTTTGATCAGATGCACCTCATCAGGGATTTTAAGGCGTTTGCTGGGACTAATCCAAAAGAAATTTCGAATGCTTTTGAAAAACAGCCTTTTCCTCTGAAAAAAGGCATATTCTATTAA
- a CDS encoding molybdenum cofactor biosynthesis protein MoaE, protein METIKKKRKVLIEGPIQPSFIADSIAKHNTKTDIGAHAIFLGQVRADEKNGKAVKGIDYSAYPEMAENILAEIREEIFSQYPVICMHIYHSLGMVKVGEISLFVFISCKHRQQSFDALRDIVELIKAKVPVWKKEIYEDESYAWI, encoded by the coding sequence ATGGAAACTATAAAGAAAAAGCGGAAAGTGTTGATAGAAGGTCCGATTCAGCCTTCATTCATCGCCGATTCTATTGCCAAACATAACACTAAAACCGATATTGGCGCCCATGCTATTTTTCTGGGGCAAGTGCGGGCAGATGAGAAAAATGGGAAAGCCGTTAAAGGTATTGATTATAGTGCCTATCCTGAAATGGCAGAGAATATATTAGCCGAAATCCGTGAAGAAATTTTTAGCCAGTATCCTGTTATCTGTATGCATATTTATCATAGCCTTGGTATGGTAAAAGTAGGCGAAATTTCCTTGTTCGTATTCATTTCCTGCAAGCACCGCCAGCAATCGTTCGATGCCCTGCGGGATATTGTAGAACTCATTAAAGCCAAAGTGCCGGTATGGAAAAAGGAGATCTACGAAGATGAGAGTTATGCCTGGATTTAG
- the moeB gene encoding molybdopterin-synthase adenylyltransferase MoeB translates to MTTNLSTQELERYQKHILLPEIGLSGQKKLKEAKVLVVGAGGLGCPVLLYLVSAGVGSIGIVDDDIVSLSNLQRQVLYTADSVGKSKVETAKNSLQAINPEITIRAYAEKFSLENAAQLLQEYDLIIDCTDNLATRYAINDACIRADKPFIYGSIHRYEGQVAVFNYTDAQGNTGPSYRCLFPEAAHEIANCAETGVLGVLPGMIGMYQALEAIKLITSIGKNLSGKLLLIDTLTYTQRILTVKRNEEEIRKVKEGEYTNAKAIQACASEASYKNITPEELHQLIESQSEFILVDVREGNRMGNIDFEPNMTIPFTHLPGYIDELDQEPMVVVYCQTGRTSTMAAQLLAGDYGLANIYNLSGGLIAWQQRNGALVK, encoded by the coding sequence ATGACAACCAATTTATCCACCCAAGAACTGGAACGCTATCAGAAGCATATTCTGCTCCCTGAAATTGGTTTGTCTGGGCAGAAAAAACTGAAAGAGGCGAAGGTACTAGTAGTAGGTGCAGGCGGCTTGGGATGTCCGGTGCTTCTATACTTGGTAAGTGCCGGGGTGGGTTCTATAGGAATAGTGGACGATGATATAGTTTCCCTGTCTAATTTGCAAAGGCAGGTGCTGTATACGGCAGATTCAGTGGGTAAATCAAAAGTAGAGACAGCAAAAAATAGCTTACAGGCCATTAATCCGGAAATTACTATCAGAGCGTATGCCGAAAAATTCTCTTTAGAAAATGCTGCCCAGCTTTTGCAGGAATACGACTTAATAATTGATTGTACCGATAACCTAGCTACCAGATATGCCATCAATGATGCCTGTATCCGGGCTGACAAACCTTTTATTTATGGTTCTATTCACCGATATGAAGGGCAAGTAGCGGTATTTAATTATACAGATGCCCAGGGAAATACCGGACCCTCGTACCGTTGCTTGTTTCCGGAAGCAGCCCATGAAATTGCTAATTGTGCCGAAACTGGGGTATTAGGCGTATTACCAGGAATGATCGGGATGTACCAGGCGTTAGAAGCGATTAAATTGATTACCAGCATCGGAAAAAATCTGTCTGGTAAGCTACTGCTGATAGATACCCTGACGTACACCCAGCGGATTCTTACCGTAAAAAGGAATGAAGAAGAAATCAGGAAGGTGAAGGAAGGAGAGTATACTAACGCAAAAGCTATTCAAGCCTGTGCCTCGGAAGCCTCCTATAAAAACATTACGCCTGAAGAATTGCACCAGTTAATAGAATCTCAGTCAGAATTCATATTGGTAGATGTACGCGAAGGAAATCGCATGGGAAATATTGACTTTGAGCCAAACATGACTATTCCATTCACTCATTTGCCGGGATATATAGACGAACTGGATCAGGAACCGATGGTGGTAGTATATTGCCAGACTGGCAGAACTAGTACTATGGCGGCCCAACTACTTGCAGGGGATTATGGTTTAGCTAATATTTATAATTTATCTGGTGGACTGATTGCCTGGCAACAAAGGAATGGCGCATTGGTGAAGTAA
- the moaD gene encoding molybdopterin converting factor subunit 1: MKINVLLFGSLTEIIGQSSISLSADKITDVHQLHAYLLKQYPALSAKTFKYAVNQDLVDTDHTLQEGDEVALLPPFSGG, translated from the coding sequence ATGAAAATTAATGTATTACTTTTTGGTTCTCTCACCGAAATTATTGGCCAATCCAGTATAAGTTTGTCAGCGGACAAGATAACGGATGTACATCAACTGCATGCGTATTTGCTGAAACAGTATCCGGCACTTTCTGCGAAAACTTTCAAATATGCCGTAAATCAGGATCTGGTAGATACAGATCATACACTGCAGGAAGGAGATGAAGTAGCCTTATTACCTCCTTTTTCCGGAGGTTAA
- a CDS encoding Gfo/Idh/MocA family protein: MKQTEKTNTTRRDFLRTGALAAAGSFFIVPRHVLGKGYIAPSDKLNIAGIGVAGKGFSDVNNAFNNGANNVVALCDVDWNHAKEQFEKHPKAKRYKDFREMLDKEGKGIDAVTVSTADHTHAVAGMAAMQLGKHVYLQKPLTHNIYETRLLTEAARKYKVVTQMGNQGASHPDQNQMIKWLSDGVIGTVHTVHVWTNRPVWPQGIPVPQPSGQVPDTLDWDLWLGPATKVGYTPAYHPFKWRGWWNFGTGALGDMGCHLIDPPFRVLGLGYPTEVEASVGSVFVKDWNAEYIPEGCPPSSHVQLKFPATAKNKSAVIMTWSDGGIRPFRPEAVPADAELSEPGGANGVYMIGEKGVMICGAYGANPKVFLNNGEKMEHKSEPVKAPEWGHNLAWQQACKAGFNSKEHKALTSSFDYAGPLTETVLMGNLAIRSYDIRVAKTTGQGFNYPGRKKLLWDGTNMKITNFDEANQFVKREYHNGWKLS, translated from the coding sequence ATGAAACAAACAGAAAAAACAAACACCACTCGTCGGGATTTCCTGAGGACGGGTGCACTGGCAGCAGCCGGCAGCTTTTTTATCGTGCCCAGGCATGTACTAGGCAAAGGTTATATAGCGCCTAGTGATAAACTGAATATTGCCGGTATTGGCGTAGCAGGCAAAGGATTTTCTGATGTCAACAATGCATTTAATAATGGTGCCAATAATGTAGTAGCACTTTGTGATGTAGACTGGAATCATGCCAAAGAACAGTTTGAAAAACATCCGAAAGCAAAACGCTACAAAGATTTCCGGGAAATGCTTGATAAAGAAGGCAAAGGTATAGATGCTGTTACTGTTTCTACAGCTGACCATACTCATGCGGTGGCAGGCATGGCCGCCATGCAATTGGGCAAGCATGTATATCTGCAAAAACCATTGACACATAATATATACGAAACCCGTTTACTCACCGAAGCTGCCCGCAAATATAAGGTAGTAACTCAAATGGGAAACCAGGGCGCTTCTCACCCCGATCAGAATCAGATGATTAAGTGGCTAAGTGATGGTGTGATCGGAACAGTACATACAGTACACGTCTGGACCAACCGTCCGGTATGGCCGCAAGGAATTCCGGTGCCACAGCCATCTGGCCAGGTGCCAGATACCCTGGATTGGGATTTGTGGCTGGGACCTGCTACAAAAGTAGGCTATACACCAGCCTATCATCCGTTTAAATGGCGTGGCTGGTGGAATTTTGGTACTGGTGCCTTAGGGGATATGGGTTGCCACCTGATTGATCCTCCTTTCCGTGTATTGGGATTAGGATACCCAACTGAGGTAGAAGCCAGTGTTGGTTCCGTTTTTGTAAAAGACTGGAATGCTGAATATATTCCGGAAGGTTGCCCTCCTTCTTCGCATGTACAATTAAAATTTCCGGCAACCGCTAAAAATAAATCGGCAGTAATCATGACCTGGTCTGATGGAGGTATCCGTCCATTCCGTCCGGAAGCGGTGCCTGCTGATGCAGAACTGAGCGAGCCCGGAGGCGCTAATGGGGTGTATATGATTGGAGAAAAAGGAGTGATGATCTGCGGCGCTTATGGTGCTAATCCGAAAGTATTCCTCAACAATGGTGAAAAAATGGAGCACAAGAGCGAACCAGTAAAAGCACCAGAATGGGGACACAATTTAGCCTGGCAGCAAGCATGCAAAGCAGGGTTCAACAGCAAAGAACACAAAGCCCTTACCTCTTCTTTTGACTACGCCGGTCCACTTACTGAAACTGTATTGATGGGCAATCTGGCAATTCGCAGCTATGATATCCGGGTAGCCAAAACGACCGGACAGGGCTTTAACTATCCAGGACGCAAGAAGTTGCTCTGGGACGGGACCAATATGAAGATTACTAACTTCGATGAAGCCAATCAGTTTGTAAAACGCGAATACCATAATGGCTGGAAGCTATCATAA
- a CDS encoding glutamate-5-semialdehyde dehydrogenase: MTNPVFSAVVKASRSLSIIEPEIINQLLNDLATEAEKEIDFLISENAKDLALMDKSDPKYDRLQLTKERIHSIAADIRNVAKLEYPVGKILTQKTLPNGLEMTKITVPLGVIGIVYEARPNVTFDVFSLCLKSGNACMLKGGSDAAHSNQAIVSIIKRVVGANHLDENIVHLLPPDRSSTEQLLNAVGFVDVIIPRGSQSLIDYVRNHSKVPVIETGAGIVHTYFDESGDLRKAKAIVHNAKTRRVSVCNALDCLLIHQNRLPDLADLVVPLMRNQVQLFADEKAYEKLIGYYPEELLEKAAEEHYGTEFLSLKLAIKTVKDLEEALEHIATYSSKHSEAIITEDPAIADTFTKAVDAAAVYVNTSTAFTDGAEFGLGAEIGISTQKLHARGPMALNELTSYKWIVKGNGHIRGK, translated from the coding sequence ATGACAAATCCTGTTTTTTCTGCTGTAGTAAAAGCAAGCCGTTCTTTATCTATTATTGAGCCGGAAATAATTAACCAACTTCTTAACGATCTGGCAACAGAAGCCGAAAAGGAAATTGATTTTCTGATTTCGGAAAACGCAAAAGATCTGGCCTTGATGGATAAAAGCGATCCTAAATACGACCGCCTCCAGCTCACGAAAGAACGCATTCATAGCATCGCTGCTGATATCCGGAATGTAGCCAAACTGGAGTATCCGGTAGGAAAAATTCTGACTCAGAAAACATTGCCCAACGGACTGGAAATGACTAAAATAACAGTGCCATTAGGCGTAATAGGCATTGTATACGAAGCCCGCCCGAATGTGACTTTCGATGTTTTTTCCTTGTGTCTTAAATCCGGAAATGCCTGTATGCTGAAAGGCGGGAGTGATGCCGCTCATTCTAATCAGGCGATTGTTTCTATTATCAAACGGGTAGTAGGAGCTAATCACCTGGATGAAAATATCGTGCATTTGCTTCCACCCGACCGGAGTTCAACCGAGCAATTATTGAATGCGGTGGGTTTTGTAGACGTGATTATTCCCAGAGGCAGCCAGTCACTGATCGATTATGTGCGGAACCATTCCAAAGTACCAGTAATTGAAACAGGGGCAGGAATTGTACATACCTATTTTGATGAGAGTGGAGATCTGCGTAAAGCGAAAGCAATTGTACATAATGCCAAAACACGTAGAGTAAGCGTATGTAATGCCCTCGATTGCCTGCTTATACACCAGAACCGCCTGCCGGATCTGGCTGATCTGGTCGTGCCACTTATGAGGAATCAGGTACAATTGTTTGCCGACGAAAAAGCCTATGAAAAACTCATTGGCTATTATCCCGAAGAATTACTGGAAAAAGCGGCAGAAGAACACTACGGCACAGAATTCCTTTCTCTGAAACTGGCTATTAAAACAGTAAAAGATCTTGAGGAAGCTTTAGAGCATATTGCCACATACAGTTCCAAACATAGTGAGGCTATTATAACTGAAGATCCTGCTATAGCAGATACATTTACAAAAGCGGTAGATGCCGCCGCTGTCTATGTAAATACTTCTACTGCCTTTACAGATGGTGCAGAGTTTGGATTAGGTGCAGAAATTGGCATTAGTACCCAGAAATTGCATGCCAGAGGACCTATGGCCTTAAATGAACTCACCAGTTACAAATGGATTGTAAAAGGCAATGGACATATTCGGGGAAAATAA
- the proB gene encoding glutamate 5-kinase: protein MQTGYKKIVIKVGSNVIAGENNLPDETVMDELIRQMAQAKKNGTEVILVSSGAVASGRSLWQVSEKADPIARRQLLASIGQVKLINTYTRLLQPHGLICAQILVTKEDFRDRMHYLNMKRCLGTLLQNNIIPIINENDVISVTELMFTDNDELAGLISSMLGADALLILTNVDGIYDRPPKEPGASVIPVMDGTRTDFSNFISTEKSNFGRGGMITKCSIAQKLALVGIKVHIANGKTPGIISAILQNQPIGTLFVPKANQSKLKRWVANSEGYAKGYVVINEGAKNILSTSGKAISLLPVGITKIEGSFQKGDIIKITAENGQTIGVGMAQYSSIIAQTYLGEKNKKPLIHYDYLFLYD, encoded by the coding sequence ATGCAAACGGGGTATAAAAAAATTGTCATAAAAGTTGGTTCGAATGTAATTGCCGGAGAAAATAACTTGCCAGATGAAACGGTAATGGATGAATTAATCCGCCAGATGGCACAGGCCAAAAAAAACGGTACGGAGGTAATTCTGGTGTCCTCTGGAGCAGTGGCTTCCGGCAGAAGTTTGTGGCAGGTTTCCGAAAAAGCCGATCCAATTGCCCGCCGACAATTACTCGCTTCTATCGGGCAGGTAAAATTAATTAATACCTACACCCGTTTATTGCAACCCCATGGCCTGATCTGCGCCCAGATTCTGGTAACCAAAGAAGATTTCCGGGACCGTATGCATTACCTGAATATGAAACGCTGCCTGGGTACGCTGCTGCAGAATAATATTATTCCCATTATCAATGAGAACGACGTGATTTCAGTAACAGAACTCATGTTCACTGACAATGACGAACTGGCTGGCTTGATTTCTTCCATGCTGGGAGCCGATGCACTCCTTATTCTTACCAATGTAGATGGCATTTACGACCGTCCACCGAAAGAGCCTGGTGCCAGTGTAATTCCGGTGATGGATGGAACCCGTACAGACTTTTCGAATTTTATTTCTACCGAAAAATCTAATTTTGGCCGGGGTGGTATGATCACTAAATGCAGTATTGCCCAGAAACTCGCTCTGGTAGGCATTAAAGTGCACATTGCGAATGGAAAAACGCCTGGAATTATTTCTGCCATTTTACAAAACCAGCCCATTGGAACCTTGTTTGTACCAAAAGCCAATCAATCCAAACTCAAACGCTGGGTAGCAAATTCAGAAGGATATGCCAAAGGGTATGTAGTAATAAATGAAGGAGCTAAAAACATTTTGTCCACTTCTGGAAAAGCCATTAGCTTGCTTCCGGTAGGTATTACAAAGATTGAAGGCAGTTTCCAAAAGGGCGATATTATCAAGATTACAGCCGAAAATGGGCAAACCATTGGCGTTGGTATGGCGCAGTATAGTTCTATCATTGCCCAAACCTACCTGGGTGAAAAAAACAAAAAACCACTCATCCATTACGATTACTTATTCCTATACGATTAA
- a CDS encoding DinB family protein, which produces MNDTSVITQFYKELEAEIPATRKCIERVSENLYTWKPHEKSMTMGYLTSLVTEIPRWIAVMIKSGEIDFQTFQHTQANTTQEMVTLFDTYTNEAKQALKELTVDQLSKPFVLRSGNQIMINSPLIENLSSTLNHWVHHRGQLTVYMRLNNIDVPSIYGPSADEKTF; this is translated from the coding sequence ATGAACGATACTTCAGTTATTACCCAATTTTACAAAGAGCTTGAGGCAGAAATTCCCGCCACCAGGAAATGTATCGAAAGGGTTTCAGAAAACCTCTACACCTGGAAACCTCATGAAAAGTCTATGACGATGGGGTATCTCACCTCATTAGTCACAGAAATTCCAAGGTGGATTGCCGTGATGATAAAATCTGGTGAAATTGATTTTCAAACTTTTCAGCATACCCAGGCCAATACGACACAAGAAATGGTTACACTTTTCGACACCTATACAAATGAGGCAAAACAGGCTTTGAAAGAACTGACTGTTGATCAATTATCGAAGCCATTTGTACTTAGAAGTGGTAATCAAATTATGATTAATTCGCCCTTAATTGAAAATCTGAGTTCTACACTAAATCATTGGGTCCATCATCGGGGGCAATTGACAGTGTATATGCGGCTAAATAACATAGATGTACCGTCCATTTATGGCCCGTCTGCGGATGAAAAGACTTTTTGA
- the floA gene encoding flotillin-like protein FloA (flotillin-like protein involved in membrane lipid rafts): MGDASGFYVIFLIVGAIVAFFIFMYFVPINLWITAIFSGVKVGLFELVFMRIRKVPPSLIVQSLITSTKAGLSITTADLETHYLAGGHVPSVIKALISADKANINLSFKQAAAIDLAGRDVFEAVQISVNPRVINTPNVAAVAQDGIQLVAKARVTVRVNISQLVGGAGEETILARVGEGIVTSIGSSVSHKEVLENPDKISRLVLQKGLDAGTAYEILSIDIADIDVGANIGAKLQIDQANADLKVAEAKAEERRAMAVAVEQEMRAKAQEARAKVIEAEAEVPKALAEAFRNGNLGIMDYYRMQNIQADTDMRDSIANSGKDTKKS, from the coding sequence ATGGGAGACGCTTCCGGATTTTATGTAATTTTCCTGATTGTAGGGGCTATCGTAGCCTTTTTTATTTTTATGTATTTTGTGCCGATCAATCTGTGGATTACGGCCATTTTTTCGGGGGTAAAAGTCGGGCTGTTTGAACTGGTGTTCATGCGTATCCGGAAAGTGCCACCCAGTCTGATTGTCCAGTCCTTAATTACTTCTACCAAAGCCGGTTTGAGCATTACTACCGCCGATCTGGAAACCCATTATCTGGCAGGCGGACATGTTCCATCAGTCATCAAAGCATTAATTTCAGCCGATAAAGCCAATATTAATCTTTCGTTTAAGCAAGCTGCTGCCATCGATTTGGCCGGACGGGATGTATTTGAAGCGGTACAAATCTCAGTAAATCCCAGAGTAATTAACACCCCAAATGTGGCAGCTGTAGCCCAGGATGGTATTCAGTTAGTAGCCAAAGCCAGGGTAACGGTACGGGTAAATATTTCACAACTGGTGGGTGGTGCCGGAGAAGAAACTATTTTAGCAAGGGTAGGAGAGGGCATTGTTACTTCCATCGGTTCGTCGGTTTCTCACAAAGAAGTGCTCGAGAATCCGGATAAAATTTCCCGGCTGGTATTGCAAAAAGGCCTGGATGCAGGGACTGCCTATGAAATCCTGTCTATTGATATTGCGGATATTGATGTGGGCGCTAATATTGGAGCCAAACTCCAGATAGATCAGGCCAATGCAGATTTAAAAGTAGCCGAAGCCAAAGCAGAAGAAAGACGGGCGATGGCGGTAGCCGTAGAACAGGAAATGCGGGCCAAAGCACAGGAAGCCCGGGCCAAAGTTATTGAAGCGGAAGCCGAAGTTCCCAAGGCCCTGGCAGAAGCCTTCCGGAATGGTAACCTGGGTATTATGGATTATTACCGTATGCAAAATATTCAGGCAGATACCGATATGCGGGATTCTATTGCCAATTCAGGAAAGGATACGAAGAAGTCGTAA
- a CDS encoding NfeD family protein — protein sequence MEWITIVFLLIFSLGLIVIEIIFIPGTTLFGIAGFAFGVIGIYIGFHNLGTTTGFIVLSIFLAVSAATIYYSFKSQAWQRFALNTAITSKVNDEHKVVIKVGDIGKAVSALRPSGKVQFDDKIVEVHTTGSFLEEGGFVSVIGVNHNKVFVAPV from the coding sequence ATGGAATGGATCACTATTGTATTCCTGCTGATTTTCAGTTTAGGACTCATCGTTATTGAAATTATATTTATTCCGGGCACTACCTTATTTGGTATAGCCGGATTTGCTTTCGGTGTAATTGGTATCTATATTGGATTTCACAACCTGGGTACTACTACTGGTTTTATTGTATTATCAATTTTTCTGGCAGTTTCGGCTGCTACTATTTATTACAGTTTTAAATCCCAGGCCTGGCAGCGGTTTGCGCTTAACACGGCTATTACCAGCAAAGTGAACGACGAACACAAGGTGGTAATCAAAGTCGGAGATATTGGAAAAGCTGTTTCTGCGCTGCGTCCTTCCGGCAAAGTGCAGTTCGACGATAAGATTGTAGAAGTTCACACAACCGGTTCATTTCTCGAAGAGGGTGGGTTTGTAAGCGTTATTGGGGTAAACCACAATAAAGTATTTGTCGCCCCGGTATAA